From Gossypium raimondii isolate GPD5lz chromosome 11, ASM2569854v1, whole genome shotgun sequence:
TTTACAAATCCATCCTTCTAAATAGCCTTGTCAATAGATTGCATTTCATAGAGCTGGAAATTCCCATTTTCAGATCATGCATCTCTGTTGTACCACAAAGTAAAAACGCTTTTATATCTTCAAAAAGCAGGTCTACCATTTACAAGCTCTGAAGGAAAATGATGTGTGTTCAGAGAGTAGCAAGGCTTTCTACATAGTGAAAAACATTGTACCATTTATATTGCATACAATCATAAACATTGCTAGCCCTCCAGCTTGACAATAACTTAGAAGTGTTTAGCCTGGGATTGTGGGATATGATTTTACCTGGTATCACCATCACCACTTCAACGTCTTCATCTTTTTCCCCTATCACAACACTTAGTATTGAATATGCATAATACTGAACTTCAATCTCCTCCACATTATTCAGTGCTAAAGTAGGAAACTCATCCATATACCTTCTAGCAATCTCTGGGAACTCAGATGCCACATTGTTGAGATTAACACTGTATTTATCACACCAATGGGAGTGATCAGGTTTCATTTCCAGTATATGGAACCTTGGTTTGCTTATGGAGTCAACTTCAATAAGGTGTAAACAGCCAGCACACTGTCCAAAATAGGGGAACCTTTGAGAGCTCCAGTAACCAGATGGTCCTCCTGTCTTAATCCTTGGCATTGCCATTGTTTTCAGGCTTTCAGTTTCGACATCAAAGTAAAGGGAAACGTCAGTGGGGCTAAGCCAATGGATTGCACCGTTGCAAAACACCCCGTGCTCGAAGTCTGTATAATGTGGTGCTTCGAATGGACCACCAGAGTCAGTCCAAGCTTTATTTTCTGATGAAAAGATCTCAATCTGATATGTAGGAGAAACAAGGTGTTCAATCTCATTGAGATTTGGGTATTGCATGTTATTCATCAAGACACAGATGACTTTATAATGGGTGGATTTTGAAGGATCAAAAGCTAAATTAATACCGGCTATGGACCTGTTTGCAGTTGCATTAGGTAAAGGAACAGTGACAAAGTTCTTGGTGGTGGGATTACAAACACAGTAAGTAAAACCAGAATCATTGTCTGAACTAAAACTGCAGAGAAGCAACAGCAAGCCATTGCATGACTGCAAAATTTCAATGCCTGTAACATTGAGAAATGACAGAGATGGTACCTTAAGCATGTTGTGATTTGTGTCAAAGTTAAGGAAACCAAATGGGCTGCCATAGAAGTAGAGACCAGAGGGACCAAGGTTGACGTTCAAATGGCTGATTTTAGCAGCAAATTGAGGATCAGAAATGAGAGAAAGCCATCTTTTGGAGACACATCTGGACTTGAGAAGAGATTTAACAGGGAAATGCAAGAGAATCTGTGTTAAAAGATCTTGGTTACATTCTACCATTTCAGCTGAAGATGTTTGATTTGCTGAATTGTTATCAGCCATTTTTATCTCTCTCAGTTTATGTCCCCTCAAAGTCTGGTGAGTGAAAGTGAAAGCTTGAGAGAGAAAAtggtaaaaagaagagatgGACTTGACTGCCATGTAATGCACCCCACATTTGGCAGCCATGCACATTAATGCTGGCAGAACCGGATTGGTTTCAACAAACGTTTTCAGACAACGTATAAGACAAAATTGGAACCATGTTTAAACAgcatctttttttatatttttttcgcTTTCATATATATGGCATTAGCAATATCTAATTTGATCGACCTATCAAATCTGTCTTTTGACATCTtatctaatctaatctaatctaattaatatttattaaaaaggataaaaatccCATTTAATTGATTAAGCTTCTAAGATAAGTGAACCTGAAATGGTTTATCCATCAAGTCTAATTTGACATTGAACTGGTTTTTTTGTCTTTCTTCTCGTAAATTTTTGGGGCCTTTTAAGAGTTGGGTTGTATTCTTATAGCAGATTCATTGTTTGAAACATGTGAATGCTCAAAAAACCATAAGCAGTATCTTTTACATGAAAATGGTAATAACAGATGAAATCCCAGAAGGGAAAGTATAAATTAACTCTGTTTTTGAACAATTCATCAATGTATCTCAACATTTGAAAGTTCGTAAGTAATGTTCCAAAGCTAAAACGCGGACTATTTTTGTTGCACTCTTCTCTGCCAACATTTGAACAGTTTTTAGAAATGGAAAAAAGGAAATGAGCCAACCTGCCCTTGATTAGATTAGCTTGACAtataacatgaatttttttgctGACACGGGGGAAAAAAGAAGTATATTGTAAATAACTTTCATGGAAAAAAATGGATGATAATTGAAGAAAGGGGACTGGTTTGGTTGTTCCTTTGTCCTCTCGTCTTTTCCTTGGGGAGTAAGATTTTCATGGCACCAACCTGGTTTCATTCACTTAGATGATTAGAATCTGAAATCAGGATCTACATCCATTGCCCAAGCAAACTTTGCCAGAAGTGATTTGTTGAATATCTGTGAAGCAACATAATGAGAAATGAATCTCAATTGAATAATGTGTCATCCTAACAATTGTTAACAAATAGTGTTTACCTTCTCGATGGGAACCTCATGCCGCTTGCACCATGCAACTGTAATCCGGGGGTCAAGGTAATTAATTTTGGATGTGCCTAATGCCACAGTTTTTAGATCCTCTTTAGTTTGCATGTCTCTTTCCATCTTCTCAATCTTGGCATTTGTTTGAGCTATCTTTTTCTCTAACCTGCATATATATGTTGATGAATCGATAGTACTAGCACAACAATAGTATTAAAGCTTAAGAAAAGCAAGGAACGAGTTATAATACACTTCAGGGGTCAAGTTTCTCTTCTGCTTCCCGTCAGCATCCTTCAATGGGGGCTTTCCTTTCTTAGCCCTGTCCAAATCAATTTTTAGCTCCTTTAGAACACCCTATAAGCAATAGGAAAAAGGTCAGCCCGATGGACGGAAATTAAAGGCACCAAATTGTGaggaaaagaattttaaatttgagaccACCATGCAGAACATATCCTGAGTGCATGAAGTTAAAAAGACACAAGTCCTGAGAAAGGactactaaaattttaaataaagcaTGGGCATAAGATACATAGGGAGCAACCCGACTAACAAAACAATGGTGCTCCAAGGAAAGCCATTGAAGTTTTCTAAGAAAGTTCTATAAAGAGTTATTACCTTGAGTTCTGTTATTTTCTCAGTCAACCTTGACATCTGTGCACTATGAGATTTTGAAATACTCCGCTGATGATTACATATGATTGCAACCTGCAGCAAGAACAATGAAAATTTAGAAGCCAAAATGGTACGTCGAACTAGACTCCATTAGCTTAAGATCTAGTAGGGAATGGTTCTTACCTCTTTGTTTGCGCGCTGATAAATTACAACTTTTTCCGCCACATCCCCATCTTTGGTTTCTTTATTTAACTATTATCCAACCAAAgaaaatacaaatgaaaaataatgttaaacaaatttttctaaaaatttatccaTTCAAATCACATAAGAAATACTGGAAAAGTACATAAAGCATTAAGACAAGCATATTAGAGTGAAATGCATGTTTGTCATACATAGGCTGCAACTTACCATCTCATCCAATGTAATGGAAGCATTGTAGGTACGGAAGACTTTTGCTGTAAGCCCTGGCATGAGCTCCTTCAAATGTGCATTTAGTTTACTTGTATCAAGCTTGTCAAAAAGATCATCACTTTTGCTTTTCCCTGCATAAAAGAGAGACCATACTCTTTGGCTTAAGTCAATCATCTGCATATGAATCCAAAAATGGGAGATCATAAACTGACCAGTGTGAAACTGTCCAATTGCATTGTAGACAGGAAGCTCAACCTCCACTGTGTTCACATATTGAATCGAATCTTTACCAAGGAAGTCAAACTAAATgattgaaacaagaaaaaaaaaagttaccaCCAATATGAACCAGAAGGTATGACTAGCTTCCATAGAATTccacaaaaattttcaaagaactAACATTAATTGCAAATCaactaaaacttaaataaaaagtcATAGGGTCCATTCCAACAGTTACCAAATTTAGTACAAAAGAAATACTGTATCTTTTCCAGGAACATAAACTGACTTTACCTTCAATTTATTTGGTGGAATACACTCCACATTTCCTACTTTAAGTGTGCAGCAACCAACAGTATCAGCTTCATCATCATCCTGCACGTTTGCCCACCATAACATGAAAATACCTGAAAAGAATTGCCTGAAAGCTTCTTCGATAACTAAAGGTTATAGGACCTAACAACATATTAACAACTGACTATCAACATATTTCAACCTATGCATCTAGCTCGTCCTGAGTCCCAATTATTTTTTGAGAACAGAAGTTTTAACTAAAACAGAAAAGAACAAACAAATCCTTGGACACAGATAAACCAAACACAATGATGAGCACAGCATTATTGGTTCGAAGTCGAAAGAGTTAAAAAGTTAAGAGAGCAgccagaaagaaaaaaaaaagctactACAGAAACAGTAGCAAATGATTTAGTTGATGATGCAAACCATTTTTGCCCTTTTTCTGTTATAAGGACCAGCCactaacattttcataaatatcagCAGAAATCCATGTAGGACCTAACAGTCTACAGCAGCTCCAACAATCAATTTCCtccattcaattcaatcctaaACAATGGTCAACATAATTGTATACaaattcaaagaaacaaaaataggaTGTTTCATGTTACATGTGCAACATACCTTCTCATTACCCGCCCTAAGAGCTAATTTATCAATAAGATAGGTAGCAACTGCTATTTGCCTCTTTGTAACATCTTTAGACGTAAAATCCTTGGTATATGCTGCTCtgatgttcttgatatattccTACATTTAAAGTACAAACATCCATTTATACATGGTTcagaaaacaaaaactaaaagcATCTATCATATTGCTTATTACCTTCAGCATCCTAGCTTTCTCATATTTCTCCTTGTCACTTTGACCCTTCAAAGAACTGCTAGCAGCCAAAAATACATATTTGAATTCTTTTGGATTAATGGGATCATTCCAGAAAGCTAACCATGTGACAGTATTGTCATGTTTTATATCTTTCCAACTGCCAATCAAACAAAAAAGGATCAAAGTTAAGATAATCTACTTGAAAATAACCTCCAACCCTTTGATATGTTCAAGAAAATGAATGCTCTCTGTCTCTTAACCTTTCACCGGGGATTGGACATTCTGGAATTGGGGCATTCTTTCCAATATTAATTGTAATGTCACTTGGGCGAATACGTCTTTTCAACTTTCCCATCTGATTAAAAGAGTAGTAAAAGAATCCCACAAATTCAACTCTCAGAACAAAGCATATTATTTTCTACAGCTTTAGAGTAATCAAGCATGTCAGCAATACCTTTGGATGCTCTCCCCGACCTCGAAAAAGACCAGGCGGTTCAACTCTGAAATTTCCTACctgcaattaaaacaattatctGAATTAGCAGGAACTTCATAGGAAGCAGAAAAGAGACTAATAAATATGAAGCAAACAGTTCAATTTTAATAGATACTGAGGAGATTGGTGGCAAAACAAGAAGTGTTGGGACAAGCAGTAATCAAGTAAATTATATCAAGAAGTCATAAAACAAGTCATAAAAAGGGATAAATAAACTTCTAATCAAAGCTAAATCTTCACCTTCTCTTTGACGCGATCAACAATAGCCCACATATACTTTTCCTCCTGCTTCaacttttcttctttcaaaGCCTTCTTCTCCTATACCAACAACGATCAAGCTTAACGATTATAAAACTCAATGATGTTATTGAGAATTTGCTTCGACGAACAAGATGTGAAAATATATGGAGGTTCTAAGACAGATATAGTACCAGAAGTGATTGTTTATGTTGAagccaaaaattattttcaaccaACTTACTTCAGAACtcatttgtttcttcttctctttctcctGCAAATGCCACTCGTATATTGGAGTGAAGTCACATTTGTCCAAGTCCTTAATGGTATGGTTTTTCCCCAGTAATTTACTCCAATCTTCCCAGAAATTCTTCTTGAACTGTGGTTTATTCATGTAATCTGTATCTTTCATCACAGCAAACATTGTTGCAACCTGCAAAATGAACAGATTAGGCCATCACATCTTTCAGCAAGTTGAATGAGAACTTTGAACTTCCCAGGCAATTACAGTGACAACCTTGACTTCACATAAGCACAAGAAATTACAATAACATATAAATGTTATAGCATATATATACCTCCTCTTGTTCAGGAGTTAGATCAATAGGCCGTCCATCATACAGCAACTTAATCCCATGAGGCTTGTATGGGGGTGGAAAAATGACACCATTATGAACCAAGGTACTCCACTTTTTCTGCCCATCACCAGAACTAGGCGACACTTTTGTTGACttaatatatttagaatttttgaacTCTTTCTTCgactttttatttaactttttaagtgAAGAAGATACAACCTTGGCTGCTTTTTGCTTCATAGACGATGTTTTACTGTTTGATGGAGGTGACTTTTTTATTCGTTGTGAAATTGgaatatcatcatcatcatcttcgtCAGCCTTTTCCTTTTCAGCTTTCACTGTTAATTGCTTGGATTTCATTGCTGTAGGTGTATCTGAGATCTTTGGCTTTTTAGCTGAAGACTGATCTGAGCAATTGCCCTTATCAAGAGGCCTCTTACCTGACAACATAGAAGACTTTTCCTGCTTGCCCTTCACAGTTGAACACTTCTGCTCGCTGTTAGATGCCAGAGGTTTCTTCTCATCAGAATCATACAGCTTACTACTTGATGTCCCAGCACTGGACTTCATGTTGAACCTCACAGACAAAGGAGCTTCATCATCTGGATCTTTGGTGGATCCCTTTATTTCAGTCTTTGATACTAATCGATGTGATTGGGCAGTACTAGAAGTGCTCGCCCCTTTGGTACCTTGGTTTGAGATCCCCTTAAGCCGGGCACTCAAAGGTTGTAAATCATCGTCGTCGTCACTGTTTGCTTCAGTGGCACCTTTAATTGGGCTTTTCCCTTCATTGACAACATTACAATTATTCTGCTTCAAGGCTTGTTTTGAGTGATCATTTAAAGATGCTGGTGTCTTAAAATTCGCCACTGGTGACTTCACGGGTGATGTCCTGGCAGATGATGTTGATGCTTTTGGGCTCAAAATAGGAGATCTCACAGGCAGAGACTTAGAAGATGGGAATGCCTTGTTCTTCTGAGAACTGGAACTTTGACCATTCAAAGCTTGTACATAGAAGGCCCGACTACCAGAATGCCCATCAGACCTTTGAGACGATGCCTTCTTTATTTCGGAGTTTAACTGGTTTTGCTTAGAGGACAAGGTATTATTCCTCTTGAACACTACAGgcccatcatcatcatcgtcgtCGTCAAAATCAAAAACATGTTTGGCAGGAGCCTCAACAGCCATTATCCAACCACGGACAGTGTTGGCATgtatattgaataaaaaatctgattaaaacaaaattcgAATTACTTTTGGGAACAAAGCATACTTTCCATATAAACCCTTATAAGTCGGCAACTAATTAAATTCAACAGAGTGTACTTCCAATACAAGCTCAATgaaaaaaccaataaaacaaTCAAAAACCCCAATCAAATCCCACCAGATAACAATACCTATTATGCCACATACCTTAAATTCAAAAATGACCCCAGTAAGTAGCAAAATAGTCAGAACACACATCACAATAGAGCTTTTTCCTCTGAAACCTAAATGTTTATCCGTGCATATTCACACAAAAAAGTCCATAAAACCCTCATATAATATCCCAGGAATTAAACTAAATTGATAATGAAACAAGCATATAGCCCAAAAAAAGTtctattagattaaaaataccCACTATGCCAAACACCCCTAAATAAAAAAGCAACCTAATGATTGACCCCATCTCAAAAAACCCAGAAAAGAAGATAGTATTTTCCTCTAAACCCAAATGTCTGCGCATGCAAACAGTTACCAATAAGAACAAACTAAATAACCTTCATCTAACTTACAGTGCTAAAAATTTAGCCAGAAAAACCAAAGCGATTAAATTAGACGAATTGAACCTTCGTTTTTCTGAGGAGAAGTAGAACCGATTAAGCTAAAATTCCTTGCTCTTTTcccttacaaaaaaaaaaaaaagctcttgcttaaaaaatgaacaaaaagcCTAAAAGAGTGAGCTGAAGATAACCCAATTCATAAggaatgatcaaatttaaaaacatttaagcAGCTAAGAAAACAggatacaatttaaaaaa
This genomic window contains:
- the LOC105761173 gene encoding DNA topoisomerase 1 beta isoform X2; this encodes MWAIVDRVKEKVGNFRVEPPGLFRGRGEHPKMGKLKRRIRPSDITINIGKNAPIPECPIPGESWKDIKHDNTVTWLAFWNDPINPKEFKYVFLAASSSLKGQSDKEKYEKARMLKEYIKNIRAAYTKDFTSKDVTKRQIAVATYLIDKLALRAGNEKDDDEADTVGCCTLKVGNVECIPPNKLKFDFLGKDSIQYVNTVEVELPVYNAIGQFHTGKSKSDDLFDKLDTSKLNAHLKELMPGLTAKVFRTYNASITLDEMLNKETKDGDVAEKVVIYQRANKEVAIICNHQRSISKSHSAQMSRLTEKITELKGVLKELKIDLDRAKKGKPPLKDADGKQKRNLTPEVLEKKIAQTNAKIEKMERDMQTKEDLKTVALGTSKINYLDPRITVAWCKRHEVPIEKIFNKSLLAKFAWAMDVDPDFRF
- the LOC105761175 gene encoding F-box protein At5g07610; protein product: MCMAAKCGVHYMAVKSISSFYHFLSQAFTFTHQTLRGHKLREIKMADNNSANQTSSAEMVECNQDLLTQILLHFPVKSLLKSRCVSKRWLSLISDPQFAAKISHLNVNLGPSGLYFYGSPFGFLNFDTNHNMLKVPSLSFLNVTGIEILQSCNGLLLLLCSFSSDNDSGFTYCVCNPTTKNFVTVPLPNATANRSIAGINLAFDPSKSTHYKVICVLMNNMQYPNLNEIEHLVSPTYQIEIFSSENKAWTDSGGPFEAPHYTDFEHGVFCNGAIHWLSPTDVSLYFDVETESLKTMAMPRIKTGGPSGYWSSQRFPYFGQCAGCLHLIEVDSISKPRFHILEMKPDHSHWCDKYSVNLNNVASEFPEIARRYMDEFPTLALNNVEEIEVQYYAYSILSVVIGEKDEDVEVVMVIPGKIISHNPRLNTSKLLSSWRASNVYDCMQYKWYNVFHYVESLATL
- the LOC105761173 gene encoding DNA topoisomerase 1 alpha isoform X1: MAVEAPAKHVFDFDDDDDDDGPVVFKRNNTLSSKQNQLNSEIKKASSQRSDGHSGSRAFYVQALNGQSSSSQKNKAFPSSKSLPVRSPILSPKASTSSARTSPVKSPVANFKTPASLNDHSKQALKQNNCNVVNEGKSPIKGATEANSDDDDDLQPLSARLKGISNQGTKGASTSSTAQSHRLVSKTEIKGSTKDPDDEAPLSVRFNMKSSAGTSSSKLYDSDEKKPLASNSEQKCSTVKGKQEKSSMLSGKRPLDKGNCSDQSSAKKPKISDTPTAMKSKQLTVKAEKEKADEDDDDDIPISQRIKKSPPSNSKTSSMKQKAAKVVSSSLKKLNKKSKKEFKNSKYIKSTKVSPSSGDGQKKWSTLVHNGVIFPPPYKPHGIKLLYDGRPIDLTPEQEEVATMFAVMKDTDYMNKPQFKKNFWEDWSKLLGKNHTIKDLDKCDFTPIYEWHLQEKEKKKQMSSEEKKALKEEKLKQEEKYMWAIVDRVKEKVGNFRVEPPGLFRGRGEHPKMGKLKRRIRPSDITINIGKNAPIPECPIPGESWKDIKHDNTVTWLAFWNDPINPKEFKYVFLAASSSLKGQSDKEKYEKARMLKEYIKNIRAAYTKDFTSKDVTKRQIAVATYLIDKLALRAGNEKDDDEADTVGCCTLKVGNVECIPPNKLKFDFLGKDSIQYVNTVEVELPVYNAIGQFHTGKSKSDDLFDKLDTSKLNAHLKELMPGLTAKVFRTYNASITLDEMLNKETKDGDVAEKVVIYQRANKEVAIICNHQRSISKSHSAQMSRLTEKITELKGVLKELKIDLDRAKKGKPPLKDADGKQKRNLTPEVLEKKIAQTNAKIEKMERDMQTKEDLKTVALGTSKINYLDPRITVAWCKRHEVPIEKIFNKSLLAKFAWAMDVDPDFRF